A window of Candidatus Hepatobacter penaei genomic DNA:
TCGAGGGTTCGAATCCCTCTCCCTCCGCCATACTCGTGCCCCGCAAAAACCACTGCGCGTTTTGGACAAGGCGTGATATACTGGGCGCTAATCTTTTGTCTTACCACCCTTTTATGGCCACTGCCCAGAACACCGCCTCTCTCACCCGCAAGCCAACAGCGCCATCCACTACGCGACCCCTCAAGATCATGGTTGTCATTGGCTCGCTGGATGTGGGGGGGGCAGAAATGGACATTGTGCGCAACTTCCCAGTCCTTCAGGAAAGCCCTGATTTTGAAATTGTATTAGCGCTTTACACCCACAAAGGCACCCTTTATCCACGCGCAGCAAAGGCAGGAATCAAGATTCTTTCTTTGCACAGCACCATCCATCCCCATCACGGGGTGTGGGCAAAGTGGAAAGAACACGTCCGCAGGTTCGCCTTTATCCGCCGCGCTCTTGCGGAAGAAAAACCTGACATTGTGCACCCCTTTCTCCCGGGGGCCTATTTTTACGCCTGCATGGCCAATCTTCTAACAAGAGGGGCGCGCAGTTTGGTGATGTCGCGTTTGAGTCTTAATTTTTATGCACAAAAGCGTCCCCTGCTGGCCTTTGTGGAGCAAAGGCTTTGCCATCGCTTCGGCCCGTGCAGGGTGGTGGGCAATGCCAAAGCGGTGCTGGATGATCTGCAAAAAGAAGGGTTGCCCCCACACAAACTGACACTGATCTATAACGGCATTGAAACAGATGTGTTTACCGCCCACAAAACCCTTGCTTTTTACACGCAGGCGCCTTGTTTTTCCCTGACAGCGGTGGGCAATTTGCACCCTTATAAAGGATACCGTGACCTCTTGGCGGCAGTGGCAACACTGAAAAAGCAGGCCCCGCACCTGAACTGGCACCTCAACATTGCGGGCAAAGGGACCCCTGCAATGGTGGCAACACTCACACAAGACATCGCCACCTATGGGCTAGAAAAACACGTCACTCTTTTAGGCCATGTGGCGGATAATGTGAACCTTCTCAAAAACACTCACCTTTTTATCCACCCTTCCCATACAGAGGGCTTGCCCAATGCCATTATTGAAGCCATGAGCGCTGAGTTGCCCGTGATTGCCACACAGGTGGGGGGCATTCCTGAACTTGTGGAAGATCACGTCACAGGGCGACTGGTGCCCCCCCAAGATCCTCATGCCCTGGCACGGGCCATACAAGAAGCCCTTAAAGCGCCTGAAACCCTTCATGCGTGGGGACAAAAAGCCAAAATCAAAGCTGATACCACCTTTCACGTTCATCACAGCGTGGCAGCCTATAAAAGGCTTTACAAGAATATGGCGCGCGGCTCTTGCCAACGAGCGGCTTCTGTATCAGGGTAAAAGGGCTGTGACCATGCAAACTCATACCTTCAAGGAAACAACGTGACCACACTCTTGACTGGCGGTGCAGGCTATATCGGATCCCACTGTGCGTGGGCATTTGAGGATCACAAAAGGCCCTTCGTGGTGGTGGACGACCTTTCACGTGGACACCGACATCTGATGCCTCAAAAGGCGCCCTTTTATCAGGGCAAAGCGGAGGATACGGCGCTTTTCGGTCAGATGGTGGAAAAACATGGCATCGACACCGTCATTCACCTGGCAGGCTCCACCGTTGTGGCAGAATCATGCCAAGATCCTGGTGCTTATTTTTACAACAACACAAGCGTAAGCCTTGCTGTCATGCAAGCGTGCCTTCGTTATGGGGTGAACAACATCATC
This region includes:
- a CDS encoding glycosyltransferase, encoding MATAQNTASLTRKPTAPSTTRPLKIMVVIGSLDVGGAEMDIVRNFPVLQESPDFEIVLALYTHKGTLYPRAAKAGIKILSLHSTIHPHHGVWAKWKEHVRRFAFIRRALAEEKPDIVHPFLPGAYFYACMANLLTRGARSLVMSRLSLNFYAQKRPLLAFVEQRLCHRFGPCRVVGNAKAVLDDLQKEGLPPHKLTLIYNGIETDVFTAHKTLAFYTQAPCFSLTAVGNLHPYKGYRDLLAAVATLKKQAPHLNWHLNIAGKGTPAMVATLTQDIATYGLEKHVTLLGHVADNVNLLKNTHLFIHPSHTEGLPNAIIEAMSAELPVIATQVGGIPELVEDHVTGRLVPPQDPHALARAIQEALKAPETLHAWGQKAKIKADTTFHVHHSVAAYKRLYKNMARGSCQRAASVSG